Proteins from a genomic interval of Clostridium sp. AN503:
- a CDS encoding RHS repeat-associated core domain-containing protein — translation MVYNVMGQRISMEDITGESTYTYDSLGRLKTATNGSGKVVEYFYDEADNLSEILYPDGYTVLYEYDKNDNITKLTDRDGRATTYEYDPLNRLIHVIRADFYGYNAESYNPNTGLEFLRARYYNANPGRFFQEDTYLGDITDPLTLNRYVYVKNSPLNYVDPSGHRTYWDYIDRIELHAPTGEEIEKMQQEGTYERYIQEYNNLLEQQKGYDRFRADTGFYDLLVSVNWEKVGRITSGTIQVVGAGILIVAGISALVVAGGALGTAAAALLAGEAVSLAGVATAMSTFLMSLGSVIMQGADFLEGAENILNALQDNPERAEHLIRDKIELFRNHPAYYYIFEAILTFGSQLGKNC, via the coding sequence ATGGTCTATAACGTGATGGGCCAGCGGATCTCCATGGAGGATATCACAGGGGAGAGTACTTATACCTATGATTCCTTAGGCCGCTTAAAGACCGCGACTAATGGCTCCGGGAAAGTGGTGGAGTATTTCTATGATGAAGCGGATAACCTATCCGAAATCTTGTATCCGGATGGTTATACGGTGCTTTATGAATATGACAAAAACGATAACATCACCAAACTGACCGACCGTGACGGACGAGCGACCACCTATGAGTACGATCCGTTAAACCGTTTGATCCATGTAATACGTGCGGATTTCTATGGGTATAACGCAGAGAGCTATAACCCGAATACCGGGCTTGAGTTCTTAAGGGCGAGATATTATAATGCTAATCCGGGAAGGTTCTTCCAGGAGGATACTTATCTGGGGGATATCACGGATCCGCTGACGCTGAACCGGTATGTTTATGTGAAGAATAGTCCGTTGAATTATGTGGATCCGAGCGGGCACAGGACCTATTGGGATTATATTGATCGGATAGAGCTTCATGCGCCCACTGGAGAAGAAATAGAAAAGATGCAGCAAGAGGGCACATATGAAAGATACATACAAGAATATAATAACCTTTTAGAGCAGCAGAAAGGGTATGATCGTTTCCGTGCGGATACAGGTTTTTATGATTTGCTTGTAAGCGTCAATTGGGAAAAAGTGGGCCGAATCACAAGCGGGACGATCCAGGTAGTTGGAGCCGGTATACTGATTGTCGCAGGAATCTCTGCACTGGTGGTCGCGGGAGGCGCACTGGGAACTGCGGCGGCAGCATTGCTGGCAGGAGAGGCGGTAAGCCTTGCAGGAGTAGCTACAGCGATGTCAACGTTCCTGATGTCACTGGGAAGTGTAATAATGCAGGGGGCAGATTTCCTGGAAGGGGCGGAAAACATCCTGAATGCGCTCCAGGACAATCCTGAGCGGGCGGAGCATCTGATCCGTGACAAGATAGAGCTGTTCAGGAACCATCCGGCATACTATTATATTTTTGAAGCAATTTTGACATTTGGCTCCCAACTGGGAAAAAACTGCTAA
- a CDS encoding RHS repeat-associated core domain-containing protein, translating to MLEAKNNLTYECYQKQAEVVYQYDTENHLTAVYDQQKLLMASTYDGDGNRAFQLNYNPEAECGYGIGWGGEIYMPEHSRNEDESLTAEGQLFSYICSDTGRAYDLTEYVNDTNREYTEVLTAYTVNSGATESYSSAGTMRNSRNDIWTEARDVVHDEMSYYLYDGRGSVTANTWYNGRVTDVYQYDPYGQVTLGSTEHTDFYGYNAESYNPNTGLEFLRARYYNANQGRFFQEDTYLGDIVDPLTLNRYAYVKNSPLNYVDPSGHMTETMLTLLKEWLINGTITAEDLAKKALSENGTGAIYTAFHEIAQLYAAKRLVENGFSPFVELHVERAGELTANNTTRCYEADIIAWKLPHVQPYAWEVKPITWYLSNSRMTTANSKFQDMLTSDPNVKMLPGPPGSVGLIDNIPIAGKIKMAVVESMVYPGFLFYGLYYQGSAEERVWVTNAEAAEVVKKHFDVSEAIIDYVFTSVTVMVGANSISATAGFIKQYGAEALTALSQIVPVG from the coding sequence GTGCTGGAGGCAAAAAACAACCTGACCTATGAGTGTTATCAGAAGCAGGCGGAAGTAGTATACCAGTATGACACGGAGAACCATCTGACGGCAGTGTATGACCAGCAGAAGCTCCTTATGGCGTCCACCTATGACGGCGACGGGAACCGCGCGTTCCAGCTGAACTACAATCCGGAAGCAGAATGCGGCTACGGGATCGGCTGGGGCGGTGAGATCTACATGCCGGAACACAGCCGGAATGAGGATGAGAGCCTGACGGCGGAAGGCCAGCTGTTCAGCTATATCTGTTCGGATACGGGAAGGGCCTATGACCTGACCGAGTATGTGAATGATACCAACCGGGAGTATACGGAAGTGCTGACGGCCTACACAGTCAACAGCGGTGCGACGGAGTCTTACAGCTCTGCAGGTACCATGCGCAATTCCAGGAATGATATCTGGACGGAGGCGCGGGATGTAGTGCATGATGAGATGAGCTACTACCTGTATGATGGACGGGGGAGTGTGACAGCGAACACCTGGTATAATGGCAGAGTGACCGATGTGTACCAGTATGATCCTTATGGACAGGTGACGCTGGGGAGCACAGAGCATACAGATTTCTATGGGTATAACGCAGAGAGCTATAACCCGAATACCGGGCTTGAGTTCTTAAGGGCGAGGTATTATAATGCTAATCAGGGGAGGTTCTTCCAGGAGGATACTTACCTGGGGGATATCGTGGACCCACTGACGTTGAACCGGTATGCATATGTGAAGAACAGTCCGTTGAATTATGTGGATCCTAGCGGACACATGACCGAAACCATGTTAACATTGCTTAAAGAGTGGTTGATAAATGGTACTATAACAGCGGAGGATCTTGCAAAAAAGGCACTTTCTGAAAATGGAACAGGAGCAATTTATACAGCATTTCATGAAATTGCGCAGTTATATGCAGCAAAGAGATTAGTTGAAAATGGTTTTTCGCCATTTGTGGAACTTCATGTAGAACGGGCAGGTGAATTAACGGCTAATAATACAACAAGGTGTTATGAAGCGGATATTATAGCATGGAAATTGCCGCATGTTCAACCGTATGCATGGGAGGTAAAACCCATAACTTGGTATTTGAGCAATAGTAGAATGACGACTGCCAATAGTAAGTTTCAAGACATGTTGACGTCGGATCCCAATGTAAAAATGTTACCTGGACCACCAGGATCAGTAGGGCTTATTGATAATATTCCTATTGCTGGAAAGATTAAAATGGCAGTAGTAGAGTCTATGGTATATCCAGGATTTTTATTCTATGGCTTATATTACCAGGGAAGTGCTGAAGAGCGTGTTTGGGTTACAAATGCTGAGGCGGCAGAAGTAGTAAAGAAACATTTTGATGTATCAGAAGCGATTATTGATTATGTATTTACATCAGTCACTGTAATGGTTGGTGCAAATAGTATTTCAGCCACAGCCGGATTTATTAAACAATATGGCGCAGAAGCATTAACTGCTTTGTCACAAATAGTACCAGTTGGATGA